The genomic interval GTTTCGAGTGCGTTGAAGAGATCCTCGCGCTCGTGCTTCATCGTACCGCTCGTGGCGATGGCGTAGGCCTTGTCGTAGAGCTCGCGGATGATCGTCTGGCGGAGCTCCTCGTCGTTGACCTCGTGGCAGTAGGTGCGTTTCACATCCTTGCCGAGCTCCTTGGAGAGTTCGATCTGTACGGCGCAGTGCTTCTTGATCTCCTCGTGGGCGAACTTGATGGCCCCGAGCATGACCTCTTCGGATACCTCCTTCATCTCACCCTCGACCATGAGGATGTTGTCGATGGTACCTCCGACCATGATGTCGAGGTCGCATTCGGGCATTTCGGAGAAGTTGGGGTTGATGGCGTATTGCCCGTTCCGGCGTACGACGCGGACTTCGGAGATGGGGCCTCCGAAGGGGATGTCCGACACGGCGAGTGCAGCCGATGCGGCCAGACCGGCCAGGGCATCGGGCTGGATGTCCTTGTCCGCGGAGATGAGGTTTACGGTGACGTATACCTCGGCGTGGTAGTCGGCAGGGAACAGGGGACGGAGGGCGCGGTCGATGAGGCGGGCGACGAGGATCTCACTGTCGTTCGCCTTTCCTTCGCGCTTCATGAAGCCTCCGGGGTAGCGGCCGCAGGCGGCGTATTTCTCCTTGTACTCGACCTGGAGGGGCATGAAATCGGTGTCGGGTTTTGCATCCTTTGCGGCCACTACGGTAGCGAGGAGCATGGTGTCGCCCATCTTGACGACGACAGCTCCGTCAGCCTGTTTGGCCAGCTTGCCCGTTTCGATCTCGATCTGGCGACCGTCGGCCAGGGTGATGATCTTGCGGACTGCGTTGTACAGCTTCTTTTCTTCCATAAAAATTTAAACCTATGATGTTTCGATTGTTTGTCGCAAGAAAATGAAGGCAATCCCACGCGGGAATTGCCCTCATTTTTACCTCGGGATTACTTGCGGAGATTGAGCGTCTTGACGATTGCGCGGTAGCGCTCGATGTCTACCTCCTTGAGATACTCCAGCAACTGGCGACGCTTGCCGACCAGACGCAGCAGTGCGCGCTGGGTACCGAAGTCGTGCTTGTTGCTTTTGAGGTGTTCAGTAAGGTGGTTGATACGGTACGAAAACAACGCGATCTGGCTCTCGGGGGAACCGGTGTCGGTGTTAGACTTGCCGTACTGGCCAAAAAGCTCCTGCTTTTTTTCAGCTGTTAAATAAGCCATTTTGAAAAAGTTTATTTAAGTTCCACTCTACGACGCATCCCCCTTACCGTGGATAACGCCAGAGCGTTCGGCAAAGGTACGAATATAATTAGGATTTAGGAATGAAAAGTTAAAAATTCTTCGCCTTTTGGGCGGAAAAATGAAAAGTTAGCGGGGAAAATCGTATTTTTGTGGCTAAACGTGTGAAAATTATGGGATACAAGGGAGTTTTCGGAGTGCTGGTTCTGCTGCTGTCGGGTCTTTTTGCGGGGTGCGGGAGCGGCCGGCACTATACGACGGTCGACGGGGTGATGCTGGGCACGACGCTGCACGTTGTTGCCGACGTGCGGAATACGACATCGCAGGAGCTCTACCGGGCGGTCATGGATCTGGACCGTGAGGCGAAGGCTTCGATGTCGATTTTCGACGCGGGGTCCCTGCTGAGCCGCCTGAACCGCAACGAGACGGATACGGTCGACCGCCATATCGCCTTCAATCTGCGCCTTGCGGACAGTATCGGGGCGCTGAGCGACGGCCGCTACGACGTGACGGTCAAGCCGCTGGTCGAAGCGTGGGGTTTTGCCGGGAAGCAGGCTGTGGCGCATCCGAACATCGATTCGATCCTCGCCTTCGTGGGCCGCGACAAGGTGCGCCTGGAGGGCAACCGTCTGGTGAAGTCCGACCCGCGCGTGCAACTGGACTTCAACTCCGTGGCCAAGGGCTATACGGTTGACCTGCTGGCCGAGCTGGTCGAGGGGTTCGGGGCCGAGAACTACATCGTCGATATCGGGGGAGAGGTGCGGTGCCGGGGCGTGAACCGTCAGGGTCAGCCGTGGCGCATCGGGGTCGAGACCCCCTTCGACGGGAACATGACCGACGGAGAGTACCTGCAGCGCCGGATCCGGCTTTCGGAGGGGGGCTTGGCCACGTCGGGCAACTACCGCCGATATTACCTCGATGCCGACGGCAACAAGGTGGCCCATACGCTCGATCCCCGTACGGGCCGCAGCGTGGTGTCACGGCTCTTGTCGGTGACGGTTGTCGCTCCGACGTGCGCCGAGGCCGATGCCCTGGGGACGATGTTCCTGGCCCTGGGGGCCGATGATGCCCTGGCGACCGCCGGGCGGTTGCCCGACGTGAAAGTCTATTTTATCCTGGCCGGAGACGGCGACTCCTACGAGGAGTATGTCTCCCCGGCGATGAAACCCCTGATCATGGAGTAATCCACAACGAGCCGAATTGTTCTATGAAGACAGCCGTTTTTCTCTATAATCCCGAGTCGGGGCGAGGCCGGGTCGCCCGCGAGGCCGAACAGATCGACGAGATTTTTCGGACCAACGGATACAGGGTAGTCCCGCAGCCGATCGATTTCGGCGTGAATCCCTTCGACGGTCACGAGACGATCGACCTGATGGTCGTGGCCGGGGGCGACGGGACGGTCAACTTTGCGGTCAATGCGATGAAAAGCAAGGGCCTGGATATTCCGCTGGGGGTGATTCCGGCCGGCACGGCGAATGATTTTGCCGGGGCGCTCGGCATGTCGAACGAACTGTTGGAGGCGGCCCGTCAGATTGCTGCGGGAAGCATCGACCGGGTCGATGTCGGGCGGGTCAACGACCTGTGGTTCGTCAATATCTTTTCGTTCGGGATCTTCACGACCACCTCGCAGCGGACGCCCAATTCGCGGAAACACCTCATGGGCAAGCTGGCCTACATCATCGAGGGGGTGAAGGAGTTCCGGACGATCCATGCCGTACCGCTGGAGATCGTGGCCGATGGCGAGCATTTCGATCTTCGGTCGCTGATGGCGCTGATCTTCAACGGCGAGACGGCCGGCGGCTTCCGTCTGGCGCGCACGTCGTCGATCCGCGACGGCCTGTTCGACTGCATTCTGCTGGAGAAGAAGGATTTTTTCCGCTCGACGCTGGCCATGGGCCGTTACCTGCTCGGTGGGAATCCGAAGATCGTGCGTCACTTCCGGGCGCGTCGGATCGACATCCGGTCGACGGTCAACGAACCGACGGATGTCGACGGACAGCCGGGCGCCGAATTCCCGTTGCATATCGAGTGTATGGCGGGGGGGCTTCGGGTGATTGTCCCGAATCGGGCGGATTCCTGATTCCGTTTCAACGGAAGTTTGGGGCTCTCACTTCGGCTTCGCTTTGTGAGGGCTTCGTTTTTTGCATCCCGGTTTGCGATTTTACGGGGTAAATGTTATTTTTGTCAAAAAACAGGGCGCTATGGCTGAAACCGGCAAAACGACGTGCGACGGGCGGGACGGCCTGCACAAAGTCTCCATCTCCCGCATCAAGAAGGAGATGAACGATGTCTTTTACCTTTCGGATGATTTGGTTATCACGACGTTGACTGCCGACAAGAATACGACGGCGGACTATCCGACGTCGGTAGACGGTTTTACGGCGATCATCATGATGACGGGGGAGGCCGTCGTGTCGATCGACATGCAGAATTACGCGGTGCGTCCCAACTCGATCGTCTTTTTCAATCCGGATTCGGTCATCCGGACGGTGAAGTGTTCGTCGAATGCCGCGGCCTACCTGCTGGCCTTTTCGAAATCGTTCGTGAACGAGATCCAGATTGACCTGTCGACGTCGCTGCCGGTCTACATGCGTTTCGGCAAGGCTCCGGTGCTGAAGGCGAGCCAGCAGGACGTGGATGAGATCCGTCAGCTGTTCCAGCTGATCAAGACGATGCTGCGCAGCGACAAGGAGCGCTACCGTCACGAAATCATCCGGACGCTTTTCACGACGGCCTTCTATATCATTACGGAGATCAACCAGCGGGACCAGCCCGGGGAGATGAAACAGGGCCGATGCGAGGTTCTGTTCGACCAGTTCATCTCGCTGCTGCAGCAGTATAACAAGCGGGAGCGGAACGTAAGTTTCTACGCGCGCCAGATGAACATCACGCCCAAATACCTGTCGTCGGTAGTGAAGGAGGTGAGCGGGAAGACGGCGGCGCGGTGGATCGACGAGTCGGTGATTCTCGAAGCGAAGACCCTGCTGAAGTATTCGGGGATGAGCATCCAGGAGATCGCCTACCATCTGAACTTTTCGACGCAATCGTTTTTCGGGAAATACTTCAAGCAGCATACGGGCACCTCGCCATCGCGTTACAAACGCAAGGGGTGACCGATACCGGCGTCCTGATCTCCCGACCGGTCTATGCCGAGGTCCCGCCTCGTGCCGGGTATCGTCTTACGGATCTGGGTGCGAGCCTGTTACCGCCTATTTATGGGGCTGGAGTAGTGGACCTGAAAGGCAAGCCTAAACTCGCACTTGCCATCAGCGGGCTGCTGATTGGCGAATGGTTCAAGGAGCCGTTCGACAGGTTGTTCCCATCCATCAGAGGGACAGTTGCACCGCACAGAAAGGCAAAGGGTTGGGATTGTAAACAAAGCCAACGGGAGGGTAGCCAGTTTGTGTTTTGGGCAGACCAAGACCGATTGCTCTCCTTACTATAATCGTGCTATTCCTTATTGGCTTTTCTTCTATCTTTAATAATCGCATCTATATTCTCCAATGCCCACCCTATCAGTGCATTGATGTGTGGTAACAAAGAGCGCGCCCGTTCCGTCAGCGCATACTCGACCCTTGGAGGGACTTCGGGATATACGGTGCGGGTAACATAACCGTCATCTTCCAATGTCCTCAAGGTAACCGTCAGCATCTTCTGCGATATGTCAGGGATTTCACGCTGCAACTCCTTGAACCGCACCGTTTCCTTGCCGGCCTTGTCCAGTGTGTATATGACCAGAAGCGACCATTTGTCACAGATTCTGGCTAAGATATTCCGTATCGGGCAATCCGGAAACACCGCATCTTCTATCGTTGTTCTATCCATAATATTGTGTATTTCAAATCGCTCTACAAAGGTAATCAAATTCCTTTCACGCTGCAACAAACTTTTTTCAAAAATATTTTTGTCTGTAACCGGCTCATACACAATAATGGTTACCTGTTGGTAAGTATGTGACATTCAAGTGCCTACTTGCAGGATTAAAAAACTCTTTCTTACTTTGCAGCATAAAAGAAACAAAGATACTTTTAGTAAGCAAGGCGATTAAAAACCCATTAAAACAAAAAAACAATGAAGAAGGTATTATTCATTTTGTTGAATCTTTTAACAATCACAGCTATGGCACAGACTAAAGGACGTTTCGAGGTACATGACCTCGGCAATTACAGACTGCATGTTTATTACACCAACGATGCTCTCGGCGACGCAAGCTACATCATCGAGGGCAAGGATGCACTTGTCACGATGGAGCAGCCGCTGTTCAAGGACAATGTGGCAGAGTTCGACACTTATCTCTCCAAACTGTCCAAGCCCGTGGAGAAACGTATCACGGACTATCATGTGGGAGGAACCGGAAGCCACGATGTGGTGATGGCCGAGGGTATGCCCGAATTTACCAAAGGCGAGATCTATGGCGGCATGATGAAAGGCTTTGCCCAGGCATTCGGTGACACTCTGACAGACATGCCTACGGGCAAGGCAACTGAGGTGGCATTCGGCACTACTCAGACATGGGCAGGGGTTACCTTCGAGTTCCGCCCCGGTGCAAGTTCCGATTTTCCCGGTGCCAGCATCCTGATTGGAGGTAAGGCATATTACACCCACTGGACTCCTGCAAAGGCCCATGTCAGCCACCTGCAAATCTCTTCCTCTGCCGCTATCGATGCAGAAATCGCGGAAGCTGAAAACTCATTGGCTTCGGGTGCGGCGCTGTTCATCGGCGGGCACGGCGGTGCGGCTGCACGCGATGCCGTAGAGTTCAAGATCGCCTATCTGAAAAAGATGAAGGAGCTGCGTGCAGCCAACAATACGGCACAGGCTTTTGTGGATGCCATGAAACAAGCCTATCCAGGACTGCCCGGAGAAGCCGGATTGGAAGATTTGGGCAAGGCACTCTATAAATAAGTGCAAGGCATACCGGACAATAACGCTTCGGACGGTACCTGAATGTCGTACCGTCCGAAGCCATTTTTTGGCGTATCGGACGATGTAGCCCGTGAAATCTACGCGGATAATCCGGTTCTGCCCCTGTATAAGCAATATGCCGAATGGGCTTATTTTCGTCTGCCTGTCGACTGTGCCTCAGAGGGTTCCGAGCCGGTGGCCCGATGTCCGGATCGTGAACCGTTCCGATCGAAAAACGGGCCCTTCCATCAGGGAAGGGCCCGTTTCGGCTTGCTTGGGTTGGCAGATGTCCTTTGTTTTATTTGCGGGCGTTTTTGGCAGCTACGGCCTTGTCCAACTCGATGATGAAGTCCGAGAGGACGTTCATGTAGTTGATGAAGGCGTCATAAGCCGAGTCGTAGGGGTTGAAGTAGGAGTGTACGTCCCCGTCGGACAGCCACTTGGTCGCCATGTAATAGAAGTGGTCGGAGGTCTGCATGAAGCTCCATACGTAGTCGAAGTCGGGATTTTTCAGGGCCTTCACCTTCTCCTTCTGGGCATAGAGCTTCGAGAACGCCTCGTTCTGGAGTTCGTTTCCGAGCCAGGCGGTGATGTCACGCTCCTCGTCGGCCCAGGACATCACGTGCGGGCAGTGGAGCACGGCAACGGGCTGATACTTCTTGGCGGCTTCGGTTACGGTGGCGAACTCCAGCCCGTTCTTCTTGGCGAGAATGGCTTTGGGCAGGGCGCGCATGAACTCGAAGATTCCGGTATTGGCAGCCTGGTGTTCCCCGAAAGTTTCGTAATCCATAAAGAGGTTGATGACCTCTCCGGGGGTTTCGTCCGATGCGAGCCACTGTACGTACTTGTCGGCGGTCAGGGGCCACTGATCCCAGCTTTGGTTGGAGAATCGGAATGCGATGTCATCCGAGAGCTTGTAGTTGCGCAGCAGGAGCCGGAGTTTCTGATCGATGGCGTTTGCGTAGACGTAGTTGGGCGATTTCCAACCGAGGATATGCTTGGCACCCTCGGCGAGCATCGTGCGGAATCCCATTCCGGCGACCATGGCTCCGATTTCGTCGGAGTAGATCAGCTCGGTATTCCGGAATGCGGTGGGTTTCACGCCGAACTCCTTCTTGATGAGGTTCGTGTGGAGTTTCACCTGCTCTTCGAAATCCTCCTTGGAGGCGAGCGCTGCGAGGGAGTGCGAGTAGGTTTCGGCGAGGAATTCCACACATCCCGTAGCTGCGAGTTCCTTGAACGAATCGAGGACTTCGGGAGCGAAGGCTTTCATCTGTTCGATGGCGATGCCTGTGATCGAGAACGAGCAGCGGAACTTTCCTTTGTTCTCCTTGATGAGCTTGAGCAGCAAGGCGTTCATCGGGAGGTAACACAGGCGGGCGACCTTCTGCATGATAGCGCGGTTCTGGAGGTCGTCCAGGTAGTTATGGTCCTTGCCCATGTTGAAAAAGCGGTACTTTTTCAGACGCCAGGGCTGATGTACCTGAAAGTAGAGGCAAACGGTTTTCATGGTGGTGTATTTCTATTTGGATTGATTCTTACTCTCTTCGATCACGTCTTCGTAGACCTTTTTGATTTTGGCTGCTGCGTCGTTCCACTTGAGGTTGGTGACCTCTGCGAGGCCTTTCGAGGCGAACATTTTGGCCAGGGCCGGATACTCGATCAGGCCGTAGATGGCATCGGCCAGGGCATCGACATCCCAGTAGTCGACCTTGACGGCATAGTCGAGGACCTCGGCGACGCCGCTCTGTTTGGAGATGATGACGGGGACGTTCGAGCGCATGGCCTCCAGAGGCGAGATTCCGAAGGGCTCGGATACCGACGGCATGACATACACGTCGGAGAGCTGGAACATCTTGTGGACATCTTCTCCGCGGAGGAATCCTGTGAAGTGGAAACGGTCGGCGATTCCGAGCCGTGCGACCCGGCGGATGACGTGGTTCATCATGTCTCCGGATCCGGCCATGACGAATCGGACGTTGGGGAGGCGCTTGAGGACCTTGGCCGCGGCCTCG from uncultured Alistipes sp. carries:
- a CDS encoding helix-turn-helix domain-containing protein, coding for MAETGKTTCDGRDGLHKVSISRIKKEMNDVFYLSDDLVITTLTADKNTTADYPTSVDGFTAIIMMTGEAVVSIDMQNYAVRPNSIVFFNPDSVIRTVKCSSNAAAYLLAFSKSFVNEIQIDLSTSLPVYMRFGKAPVLKASQQDVDEIRQLFQLIKTMLRSDKERYRHEIIRTLFTTAFYIITEINQRDQPGEMKQGRCEVLFDQFISLLQQYNKRERNVSFYARQMNITPKYLSSVVKEVSGKTAARWIDESVILEAKTLLKYSGMSIQEIAYHLNFSTQSFFGKYFKQHTGTSPSRYKRKG
- a CDS encoding helix-turn-helix domain-containing protein, which codes for MDRTTIEDAVFPDCPIRNILARICDKWSLLVIYTLDKAGKETVRFKELQREIPDISQKMLTVTLRTLEDDGYVTRTVYPEVPPRVEYALTERARSLLPHINALIGWALENIDAIIKDRRKANKE
- a CDS encoding FAD:protein FMN transferase, with protein sequence MGYKGVFGVLVLLLSGLFAGCGSGRHYTTVDGVMLGTTLHVVADVRNTTSQELYRAVMDLDREAKASMSIFDAGSLLSRLNRNETDTVDRHIAFNLRLADSIGALSDGRYDVTVKPLVEAWGFAGKQAVAHPNIDSILAFVGRDKVRLEGNRLVKSDPRVQLDFNSVAKGYTVDLLAELVEGFGAENYIVDIGGEVRCRGVNRQGQPWRIGVETPFDGNMTDGEYLQRRIRLSEGGLATSGNYRRYYLDADGNKVAHTLDPRTGRSVVSRLLSVTVVAPTCAEADALGTMFLALGADDALATAGRLPDVKVYFILAGDGDSYEEYVSPAMKPLIME
- a CDS encoding glycoside hydrolase family 57 protein, which produces MKTVCLYFQVHQPWRLKKYRFFNMGKDHNYLDDLQNRAIMQKVARLCYLPMNALLLKLIKENKGKFRCSFSITGIAIEQMKAFAPEVLDSFKELAATGCVEFLAETYSHSLAALASKEDFEEQVKLHTNLIKKEFGVKPTAFRNTELIYSDEIGAMVAGMGFRTMLAEGAKHILGWKSPNYVYANAIDQKLRLLLRNYKLSDDIAFRFSNQSWDQWPLTADKYVQWLASDETPGEVINLFMDYETFGEHQAANTGIFEFMRALPKAILAKKNGLEFATVTEAAKKYQPVAVLHCPHVMSWADEERDITAWLGNELQNEAFSKLYAQKEKVKALKNPDFDYVWSFMQTSDHFYYMATKWLSDGDVHSYFNPYDSAYDAFINYMNVLSDFIIELDKAVAAKNARK
- the rpsO gene encoding 30S ribosomal protein S15, translated to MAYLTAEKKQELFGQYGKSNTDTGSPESQIALFSYRINHLTEHLKSNKHDFGTQRALLRLVGKRRQLLEYLKEVDIERYRAIVKTLNLRK
- a CDS encoding YegS/Rv2252/BmrU family lipid kinase, with amino-acid sequence MKTAVFLYNPESGRGRVAREAEQIDEIFRTNGYRVVPQPIDFGVNPFDGHETIDLMVVAGGDGTVNFAVNAMKSKGLDIPLGVIPAGTANDFAGALGMSNELLEAARQIAAGSIDRVDVGRVNDLWFVNIFSFGIFTTTSQRTPNSRKHLMGKLAYIIEGVKEFRTIHAVPLEIVADGEHFDLRSLMALIFNGETAGGFRLARTSSIRDGLFDCILLEKKDFFRSTLAMGRYLLGGNPKIVRHFRARRIDIRSTVNEPTDVDGQPGAEFPLHIECMAGGLRVIVPNRADS